A DNA window from Betta splendens chromosome 6, fBetSpl5.4, whole genome shotgun sequence contains the following coding sequences:
- the tmem86a gene encoding lysoplasmalogenase-like protein TMEM86A: MVSPVTVVKSEGPKLVPFFKATCVYFVLWLPTSSPSWFSALIKCLPIFCLWVFLLAHGFSFLGARASARKILAGLIFSALGDAFLIWQEQGYFVHGLLMFAITHILYSSAFGMQPVNVRAGLAIAAVSSLSYLLLYPYLSGPFTYLVAVYIALIGFMGWRAIAGLQLANDLWTWTKLSACLGAVLFMVSDLTIAVNKFCFPVPHSRAIIMATYYAAQMLIALSAVECQDAEVARKRT, encoded by the exons ATGGTTTCTCCGGTAACAGTG GTCAAGAGCGAAGGGCCCAAGCTGGTGCCGTTCTTCAAGGCCACCTGCGTCTACTTCGTCCTGTGGCTGCCCACCTCCAGCCCGTCCTGGTTCAGCGCCCTCATCAAATGCCTGCCCATCTTCTGCCTCTGGGTCTTCCTGCTGGCGCACGGCTTCAGCTTCCTGGGCGCCCGCGCCAGCGCCCGCAAGATCCTGGCCGGCCTCATCTTCTCGGCCCTGGGCGACGCCTTCCTCATCTGGCAGGAGCAGGGCTACTTCGTCCATG GTCTTCTGATGTTCGCCATCACCCACATCCTCTACTCCTCTGCCTTCGGGATGCAGCCGGTGAACGTGCGCGCGGGCCTGGCCATCGCCGCCGTGTCGTCGCTGAGCTACCTGCTGCTCTACCCGTACCTGTCGGGGCCCTTCACCTACCTGGTGGCCGTCTACATCGCCCTGATCGGCTTCATGGGCTGGAGGGCCATCGCGGGCCTGCAGCTCGCCAACGACCTGTGGACCTGGACCAAGCTGTCCGCCTGCCTGGGCGCCGTCCTCTTCATGGTGTCCGACCTCACCATCGCCGTCAACAAGTTCTGCTTCCCGGTGCCGCACTCGCGCGCCATCATCATGGCCACCTACTACGCCGCCCAGATGCTGATCGCGCTGTCGGCCGTCGAGTGCCAGGACGCCGAGGTGGCCAGGAAGCGGACGTGA
- the spty2d1 gene encoding protein SPT2 homolog isoform X1, with the protein MMDFDNILDIASQNQGLSNVQQKRYSLQAGPPKKDPKSKGVNPAAVQALLKKQHIETRKKELQKKKRKDELLAKRVELKSDRKARAMASRTKDNFKGYNGIPVVEVPKKRRSKLDMQDSDDMRSEHFRNDSIDPEDDEDNYEYDESDSEQEHQPEFQAMRPGKNTCDSGSSSNVHKHSSKIASGQPKPAPPPMNFADLLRLAEKKQFEPVEVKPKAVRKEERLRTADEIKELEMERKAKRQDKDRDLKVDRERDNKAQLSSSSMRKSMLEKESKNCKPQKGSSEKPNGKRLLPAQTSNRGQSTSKPSVSDRDRPKTSHTDRDRSKMSLSSSSGAINSKMSSKATSSQVSTKQGASKPSSSHKSSTSSDLSFKKESPSLLQGRASGTPGNRPLGTAGRGQKSQQAQQVRPAQGNSLKQGPVVGGSMSARGEPLRPGVNSVVKSGGGSMVRSSMGGPPKAGNQAQARPGGTLQPKACVAQARPGGNRPQGHPLGGGSRPTGVGPGRPGSGGLLPGRPMGSMGSGPGRPQCTVVSETISSRNVGGPRPGAPPRPGMPQRPGMAPRPGVPPRPMMNRPPGTMLPPITIAYKRKYEEMEEYDSEMEDFIDDEGEEPEEISRHIKEIFGYDRNKYNDESDYALKFMESSWKDVQKEEARSLRMAVQEDLEEERREQEELKIKTVKRKK; encoded by the exons ATGATGGACTTTGACAACATATTGGACATCGCCTCGCAAAACCAGGGCCTCAGCAACGTGCAG CAGAAGCGGTACAGTTTACAAGCTGGGCCACCCAAAAAGGACCCAAAGTCAAAGGGGGTGAATCCTGCTGCTGTTCAGGCACTTCTGAAAAAGCAACACATTGAAACCAGAAAGAAAG AATTGCAGAAGAAGAAACGGAAAGACGAGCTACTTGCCAAGAGAGTTGAGTTGAAGTCGGATCGTAAGGCGCGAGCTATGGCTTCCAGAACTAAGGACAATTTCAAAGGCTACAACGGCATCCCAGTGGTGGAGGTCCCTAAGAAGAGGAGGTCAAAACTAGACATGCAGGATTCAGATGACATGCGATCTGAACATTTCAGAAATGACTCAATTGATCCAGAGGACGATGAGGATAATTATGAGTATGATGAGTCTGACTCGGAGCAAGAGCATCAGCCAGAGTTCCAAGCAATGAGACCAGGGAAAAACACATGTGATAGTGGGAGTAGTAGTAATGTTCACAAACATTCCTCCAAAATAGCCAGCGGACAACCGAAGCCCGCTCCCCCTCCGATGAACTTTGCCGATTTGCTCAGACTTGCAGAAAAGAAGCAGTTTGAGCCAGTTGAGGTAAAACCAAAGGCAGTGAGAAAGGAAGAGAGGCTTCGCACGGCTGATGAGATAAAGGAACTGGAGATGGAACGGAAGGCAAAGAGACAAGACAAAGATCGTGACTTAAAggtagacagagagagagacaataaGGCTCAGCTTAGCTCTAGTTCCATGAGAAAAAGCATGTTAGAAAAGGAGTCCAAGAACTGTAAACCACAAAAAGGCTCCTCTGAAAAGCCAAATGGGAAGAGGTTGCTTCCAGCACAGACAAGCAATAGAGGCCAGTCTACGTCTAAGCCCAGCGTTAGTGACCGGGATAGACCCAAGACATCTCATACTGATAGAGACAGATCCAAGATGAGCTTGTCTAGTTCATCGGGTGCcataaatagtaaaatgtctTCAAAAGCCACATCTTCTCAGGTTTCAACCAAACAAGGGGCTTCCAAGCCCTCATCTAGCCACAAATCCAGCACCTCAAGTGACCTTAGCTTCAAAAAAGAAAGCCCATCATTGCTTCAAGGAAGAGCCTCAGGTACTCCTGGGAACAGGCCTCTTGGAACAGCGGGAAGAGGCCAGAAGTCTCAACAGGCCCAACAGGTCAGGCCAGCTCAAGGTAACTCCCTAAAGCAGGGACCTGTAGTTGGAGGCTCCATGTCTGCAAGGGGAGAACCACTAAGACCCGGAGTGAATTCAGTTGTTAAATCGGGTGGTGGTTCTATGGTAAGATCGTCCATGGGGGGCCCACCAAAGGCAGGGAACCAAGCTCAGGCAAGGCCCGGAGGCACACTCCAGCCAAAAGCTTGTGTCGCACAGGCCAGGCCTGGTGGGAATCGTCCTCAGGGCCACCCACTGGGTGGTGGATCCCGACCAACAGGGGTTGGACCTGGTCGTCCTGGTAGCGGGGGACTACTACCTGGACGACCGATGGGCAGCATGGGATCAGGACCCGGAAGACCACAGTGCACTGTGGTGTCAGAGACTATCTCCTCCAGGAATGTTGGAGGACCCAGACCTGGGGCCCCTCCTAGGCCAGGCATGCCACAGAGACCTGGGATGGCACCGAGGCCCGGTGTACCACCCCGACCTATGATGAACAGACCCCCTG GTACAATGTTGCCACCCATCACAATTGCCTACAAGAGGAAATATGAGGAAATGGAGGAGTACGACTCAGAAATGGAAGATTTTATtgatgatgaaggtgaagaGCCAGAGGAAATTTCCAGACACATTAAGGAAATCTTTGGCTATGATCGAAATAA ATACAATGACGAGAGTGACTATGCACTTAAATTCATGGAGAGCAGCTGGAAAGATGTGCAGAAAGAAGAGGCCAGGAG CCTGAGAATGGCTGTGCAAGAAGacttggaggaggagagaagagagcaaGAGGAACTAAAAATTAAAACTGTCAAGAGGAAAAAATAG
- the spty2d1 gene encoding protein SPT2 homolog isoform X2, giving the protein MMDFDNILDIASQNQGLSNVQKRYSLQAGPPKKDPKSKGVNPAAVQALLKKQHIETRKKELQKKKRKDELLAKRVELKSDRKARAMASRTKDNFKGYNGIPVVEVPKKRRSKLDMQDSDDMRSEHFRNDSIDPEDDEDNYEYDESDSEQEHQPEFQAMRPGKNTCDSGSSSNVHKHSSKIASGQPKPAPPPMNFADLLRLAEKKQFEPVEVKPKAVRKEERLRTADEIKELEMERKAKRQDKDRDLKVDRERDNKAQLSSSSMRKSMLEKESKNCKPQKGSSEKPNGKRLLPAQTSNRGQSTSKPSVSDRDRPKTSHTDRDRSKMSLSSSSGAINSKMSSKATSSQVSTKQGASKPSSSHKSSTSSDLSFKKESPSLLQGRASGTPGNRPLGTAGRGQKSQQAQQVRPAQGNSLKQGPVVGGSMSARGEPLRPGVNSVVKSGGGSMVRSSMGGPPKAGNQAQARPGGTLQPKACVAQARPGGNRPQGHPLGGGSRPTGVGPGRPGSGGLLPGRPMGSMGSGPGRPQCTVVSETISSRNVGGPRPGAPPRPGMPQRPGMAPRPGVPPRPMMNRPPGTMLPPITIAYKRKYEEMEEYDSEMEDFIDDEGEEPEEISRHIKEIFGYDRNKYNDESDYALKFMESSWKDVQKEEARSLRMAVQEDLEEERREQEELKIKTVKRKK; this is encoded by the exons ATGATGGACTTTGACAACATATTGGACATCGCCTCGCAAAACCAGGGCCTCAGCAACGTGCAG AAGCGGTACAGTTTACAAGCTGGGCCACCCAAAAAGGACCCAAAGTCAAAGGGGGTGAATCCTGCTGCTGTTCAGGCACTTCTGAAAAAGCAACACATTGAAACCAGAAAGAAAG AATTGCAGAAGAAGAAACGGAAAGACGAGCTACTTGCCAAGAGAGTTGAGTTGAAGTCGGATCGTAAGGCGCGAGCTATGGCTTCCAGAACTAAGGACAATTTCAAAGGCTACAACGGCATCCCAGTGGTGGAGGTCCCTAAGAAGAGGAGGTCAAAACTAGACATGCAGGATTCAGATGACATGCGATCTGAACATTTCAGAAATGACTCAATTGATCCAGAGGACGATGAGGATAATTATGAGTATGATGAGTCTGACTCGGAGCAAGAGCATCAGCCAGAGTTCCAAGCAATGAGACCAGGGAAAAACACATGTGATAGTGGGAGTAGTAGTAATGTTCACAAACATTCCTCCAAAATAGCCAGCGGACAACCGAAGCCCGCTCCCCCTCCGATGAACTTTGCCGATTTGCTCAGACTTGCAGAAAAGAAGCAGTTTGAGCCAGTTGAGGTAAAACCAAAGGCAGTGAGAAAGGAAGAGAGGCTTCGCACGGCTGATGAGATAAAGGAACTGGAGATGGAACGGAAGGCAAAGAGACAAGACAAAGATCGTGACTTAAAggtagacagagagagagacaataaGGCTCAGCTTAGCTCTAGTTCCATGAGAAAAAGCATGTTAGAAAAGGAGTCCAAGAACTGTAAACCACAAAAAGGCTCCTCTGAAAAGCCAAATGGGAAGAGGTTGCTTCCAGCACAGACAAGCAATAGAGGCCAGTCTACGTCTAAGCCCAGCGTTAGTGACCGGGATAGACCCAAGACATCTCATACTGATAGAGACAGATCCAAGATGAGCTTGTCTAGTTCATCGGGTGCcataaatagtaaaatgtctTCAAAAGCCACATCTTCTCAGGTTTCAACCAAACAAGGGGCTTCCAAGCCCTCATCTAGCCACAAATCCAGCACCTCAAGTGACCTTAGCTTCAAAAAAGAAAGCCCATCATTGCTTCAAGGAAGAGCCTCAGGTACTCCTGGGAACAGGCCTCTTGGAACAGCGGGAAGAGGCCAGAAGTCTCAACAGGCCCAACAGGTCAGGCCAGCTCAAGGTAACTCCCTAAAGCAGGGACCTGTAGTTGGAGGCTCCATGTCTGCAAGGGGAGAACCACTAAGACCCGGAGTGAATTCAGTTGTTAAATCGGGTGGTGGTTCTATGGTAAGATCGTCCATGGGGGGCCCACCAAAGGCAGGGAACCAAGCTCAGGCAAGGCCCGGAGGCACACTCCAGCCAAAAGCTTGTGTCGCACAGGCCAGGCCTGGTGGGAATCGTCCTCAGGGCCACCCACTGGGTGGTGGATCCCGACCAACAGGGGTTGGACCTGGTCGTCCTGGTAGCGGGGGACTACTACCTGGACGACCGATGGGCAGCATGGGATCAGGACCCGGAAGACCACAGTGCACTGTGGTGTCAGAGACTATCTCCTCCAGGAATGTTGGAGGACCCAGACCTGGGGCCCCTCCTAGGCCAGGCATGCCACAGAGACCTGGGATGGCACCGAGGCCCGGTGTACCACCCCGACCTATGATGAACAGACCCCCTG GTACAATGTTGCCACCCATCACAATTGCCTACAAGAGGAAATATGAGGAAATGGAGGAGTACGACTCAGAAATGGAAGATTTTATtgatgatgaaggtgaagaGCCAGAGGAAATTTCCAGACACATTAAGGAAATCTTTGGCTATGATCGAAATAA ATACAATGACGAGAGTGACTATGCACTTAAATTCATGGAGAGCAGCTGGAAAGATGTGCAGAAAGAAGAGGCCAGGAG CCTGAGAATGGCTGTGCAAGAAGacttggaggaggagagaagagagcaaGAGGAACTAAAAATTAAAACTGTCAAGAGGAAAAAATAG
- the uevld gene encoding ubiquitin-conjugating enzyme E2 variant 3 — MDLSSEKIQRILSKYKFRDVAIDELQKVSRIFSDMKPSTGTYTFSDSSQKDLLKVIGNIPVKYEGRSYNFPIQLWLTDSFPFSPPICLLRPTPSMVIREGKHVDAQGRIHLPGLHSWDYPKSSVVGLLNEMIAKFEEDPPLSSKPTGDSKDPHDLLAFVSNLQINDGGNKHHDQSANKVSVIGGGDLGMASVMSIVAKCDVDKLVFIDVAESSTKGGSTDLEIFSLPKVEVSRDISASAGSRVVVVTANAWSSEQSYLSVVQTNVDMYRGIIPNLARLSPYAVIIIASQPVDIMTHVAWRQSGLPPSRVIGAGCNLDSERLSHVLDINLNTHKPAWVIGELSDNKVAVMSNTGMSSSGQLEIAPGCSSTKPLLDRAFEMIKNRGQRSWSVGLSVADIANSVLTDKKKAHSVCTLAQGWGGIGAEVFLSLPCVMGSNGSMRLAGVSLGPEEDAKLRDSITSLSNLMSKLRI; from the exons ATGGACCTCAGTTCCGAAAAGATACAGCGGATTCTCTCTAAG TACAAATTCCGAGATGTTGCCATTGACGAGCTGCAGAAGGTCAGTCGTATCTTTTCCGACATGAAACCATCTACAGGCACATACA CATTCAGTGACAGCAGCCAGAAAGATCTGCTGAAAGTGATTGGAAACATCCCAGTCAAGTATGAAG GCCGCTCCTATAACTTCCCCATTCAGCTGTGGCTCACAGACTCCTTCCCCTTCTCTCCTCCAATATGCCTCCTGAGGCCGACCCCTAGCATGGTCATCAGAGAGGGCAAGCATGTCGATGCCCAAGGACGCATCCATCTCCCAGGGCTGCACAGCTGGGACTAT CCCAAGTCCTCTGTAGTGGGTCTATTGAATGAAATGATTGCCAAGTTTGAGGAAGACCCCCCGCTGTCATCGAAGCCGACAGGAGACAGCAAGGATCCCCACGACCTTCTGGCGTTTGTCTCGAATCTCCAGATCAATGATG GTGGAAATAAACATCATGATCAATCTGCCAACAAAGTCTCCGTTATTGGCGGAGGAGATTTAGGGATGGCTTCAGTAATGAGCATCGTGGCGAAG TGCGATGTGGATAAACTGGTTTTCATTGATGTCGCAGAAAGTTCCACCAAAGGCGGCAGCACAGACCTTGAGATCTTCAGTCTGCCAAAGGTTGAGGTGTCCAGAG ACATATCAGCCTCTGCGGGCTCCAGGGTCGTGGTGGTGACTGCGAACGCATGGAGCAGTGAGCAGTCGTACTTGAGCGTGGTTCAGACTAACGTGGACATGTACAGAGGGATAATCCCAAACCTGGCACGTCTCAGCCCGTATGCTGTGATCATCATCGCTTCGCAGCCAG TGGACATCATGACCCACGTTGCCTGGAGGCAGAGCGGTTTACCTCCGTCACGGGTGATCGGAGCTGGGTGTAACTTGGACTCGGAGCGCCTTAGTCACGTTCTGGACATTAACCTGAACACGCATAAACCAGCTTGGGTCATAGGAGAACTGTCGGACAACAAAG TTGCTGTGATGAGCAACACTGGGATGAGCTCCAGTGGGCAGCTAGAGATCGCCCCCGGATGCAGCTCCACTAAACCACTGTTAGACAG agcATTTGAAATGATAAAGAatcgaggtcagaggtcatggtCTGTGGGGTTATCTGTCGCTGACATTGCAAACAGTGTCCTGACGGATAAAAAGAAGGCCCACTCTGTGTGCACACTGGCTCAG GGCTGGGGGGGCATAGGGGCAGAGGTGTTCCTCAGCCTGCCGTGCGTCATGGGATCAAACGGCTCTATGCGTCTGGCTGGTGTGTCCCTAGGACCGGAGGAGGACGCCAAACTCAGGGACAGCATCACGTCCCTCTCCAACCTCATGAGTAAACTCAGGATATGA